From Aspergillus chevalieri M1 DNA, chromosome 4, nearly complete sequence, a single genomic window includes:
- the chsE gene encoding chitin synthase class Va (CAZy:GT2_Chitin_synth;~COG:M;~EggNog:ENOG410PFHC;~InterPro:IPR029044,IPR014876,IPR004835,IPR036037, IPR001609,IPR027417,IPR001199,IPR036400;~PFAM:PF00173,PF00063,PF03142,PF08766,PF13632;~TransMembrane:6 (o888-907i927-947o1195-1217i1593-1614o1620-1641i1648-1671o);~go_component: GO:0016459 - myosin complex [Evidence IEA];~go_function: GO:0003774 - motor activity [Evidence IEA];~go_function: GO:0004100 - chitin synthase activity [Evidence IEA];~go_function: GO:0005524 - ATP binding [Evidence IEA];~go_function: GO:0016758 - transferase activity, transferring hexosyl groups [Evidence IEA]), with amino-acid sequence MASGNIPSHAQSSLPSLPAHLQSDTHLTAHLASRFHVGLPTARLSSQALICLNTYTTPTKGPDGGKEGSSMAEAEDLAKRAFTRLATRGENQAIVFLGENGSGKTTIRSHILSSFLSYSSTPLSSKLSYATFIFDALTTTKSLTTQTASKAGLFLELQYDGSSSVNPTLIGGKIIDHRLERNRIASVPTGERSFHSLYYLLAGTSAQEKAHLGFDNPIHVSTNGGMLGSSTVSHKRWRYLGHPTQLKVGINDADAFYHFKTALRKLEFPRSEIAEICQILATVLHIGQLEFVSGQSTATSAEESGGYALEGGETVTSVKNKDVLSIVAAFLGLGVDDLEASLGYRTKTISRERVTVMLDPRGARRNADELARTIYTLLVTYVIETVNQRICAADDSVANTVSIVDFPGFSQASATGSTLDQLLNNAATESLYNFCLQSFFDRKADMLEREEVSVPAISYFDNTDAVRGLLKHGNGLLSILDDQTKRGRSDAQLAESLKKRFENKNPAIMVGTAGTGPGTRHVSPEARSAFTVRHFAGEIDYSVKGLVEENGEAISGDLMNLVKSTRSDFVRDLFGQETLQTVTHPREKTAIMQAQVSAKPLRMPSVARRKAGPSVAHPFDANDATDHESPDGSSTGNTPGRRKTGLMTNSPQGAAGQFLSSLEIVRKSLSTSNLNPYFVFCLKPNDRRIANQFDSKCVRAQVQTFGIAEISQRLRNADFSVFLPFAEFLGLAEIGNVVVGSDREKCEIVLDEKRWPGNEARVGSTGVFLSERCWADLAKVGERVVPVYHGRGSEDVGEGFLHPRTAAYMDSKVRLLDSPDRSPYGDDNKQGYFGARDVDGRSDAGGSAFNSGDMFRNLETREQMLEKGNEKKMEEVDDIPVSSSRKRWMALVYLLTFYIPDIAIKWFGRMKRKDIRLAWREKFAINLIIWFSCGVAIFFIVAFPGLVCPTQHVYSAGELSTHNGKDGHNSFMSIRGVVFDLGEFMPSHYPDIVPQSSLKKYAGVDATNLFPIQVSALCQGKDGHVDPTVLLDYKSTNVSGTATATSDTDPNSKYHDFRYYTNDYRPDWFTEQMIMLRANYKKGFIGYTPEYLTKLADKSQSIASIDGKVYDMTTYLAGGRRTQAPEGKEVPQNVDTDFMDSLVVDLFRQKSGQDITKYWQNLAIDQGMRDRMQLCLDNLFFVGHVDTRNSPRCQFARYFILSISIIICAILVFKFVAALQFGKKNVPENIDKFIICQVPVYTEDEESLRRAIDSMARMRYDDKRKLLLVICDGMIIGQGNDRPTPRIALDILGVPETVDPEPLSFDSLGEGMKQHNMGKIYSGLYEVQGHIVPFLVVVKVGKPSEVSRPGNRGKRDSQMVLMRFLNRIHYNLPMSPMELEMYHQIRNIIGVNPTFYEYILQVDADTVVAQDAGTRMVASFLSDTRLLAVCGETGLTNAKTSAVTMIQVYEYFISHNMIKAFESLFGSVTCLPGCFSMFRIRSAESGKPLFVSKEVVDAYSQIRVDTLHMKNLLHLGEDRYLTTLLLKEHPKYKTKFLFAAKAWTIAPESFAVFLSQRRRWINSTVHNLIELIPLQQLCGFCCFSMRFIVFVDLLSTIIQPVTVAYIIYLIVWLVRDTSVIPYTSFILLGAIYGLQALIFIFRRKWEMIGWMIIYIIAIPVFSLALPLYSFWHMDDFSWGNTRVITGESGRQVVISDEGKFDPDSIPKKKWEEYQAELWEAQTSRDDRSEVSGISYGTKSYHPTQSEYGFGGFSGSRPMSQVDLSHQYGARSISRPPSEMLSRHMNMELEDLSNLPSDDALLAEIREILRTADLMSVTKKSVKLELERRFGVNLDSKRSYINSATEAILSGAL; translated from the exons ATGGCTTCAGGAAATATCCCATCCCATGCCCAGTCGTCGCTGCCATCATTACCAGCCCATCTACAATCAGATACGCATTTGACTGCGCATCTCGCAAGCCG ATTTCATGTCGGTTTACCAACGGCTCGTCTCTCTTCGCAGGCTTTAATATGTCTCAATACATACACAACCCCGACCAAAGGTCCAGATGGCGGCAAAGAGGGCAGCTCAATGGCAGAGGCCGAGGACCTGGCCAAACGTGCATTCACTCGATTGGCTACCCGCGGTGAAAACCAGGCCATTGTGTTTCT TGGAGAGAATGGATCTGGAAAAACGACCATTCGCTCGCATATTCTGTCATCGTTTCTTTCCTACTCCTCCACACCCCTCTCGTCGAAGCTCTCCTATGCTACCTTCATTTTTGACGCCTTGACGACAACGAAATCCTTGACCACTCAGACAGCATCGAAAGCGGGACTATTTTTGGAACTGCAGTATGATGGCTCTTCATCGGTAAATCCGACGTTGATTGGCGGCAAGATAATCGACCACAGATTGGAACGCAATCGGATTGCCTCCGTACCGACCGGAGAGCGAAGCTTCCATTCTCTCTACTACCTTCTGGCTGGAACAAGTGCCCAGGAAAAAGCTCACTTGGGCTTCGATAATCCTATCCATGTCTCTACCAACGGTGGAATGCTCGGTTCGAGCACAGTGAGCCACAAACGGTGGAGATATCTGGGTCATCCTACACAGCTAAAGGTCGGCATCAATGACGCTGATGCGTTCTACCATTTCAAAACAGCACTTCGGAAATTGGAATTCCCTCGAAGCGAGATTGCTGAAATTTGCCAAATCCTCGCGACTGTGCTACATATCGGACAGCTAGAGTTTGTTAGCGGCCAATCTACTGCTACATCTGCTGAAGAAAGCGGAGGATATGCTCTCGAAGGTGGTGAGACCGTTACTTCCGTCAAGAATAAGGATGTCCTTTCCATTGTCGCTGCTTTCCTTGGTCTGGGCGTTGATGACCTTGAAGCCAGTCTTGGATACCGAACAAAGACCATCAGTCGTGAGAGGGTGACTGTGATGCTGGATCCCAGAGGAGCGCGACGGAACGCAGACGAGCTTGCTCGAACGATTTACACTCTTTTAGTGACTTACGTGATTGAGACCGTTAACCAGAGAATCTGCGCGGCCGATGACAGCGTTGCCAACACCGTGTCTATCGTCGATTTTCCAGGTTTCTCCCAGGCCTCTGCAACTGGATCCACCTTAGACCAGCTCCTGAACAATGCAGCGACGGAATCGCTTTACAATTTCTGCCTTCAATCCTTCTTCGATAGAAAGGCCGATATGCTGGAACGTGAAGAAGTCTCGGTGCCAGCCATCAGCTATTTTGACAACACTGATGCGGTGCGCGGATTGTTGAAGCATGGTAACGGCCTGCTGAGCATCCTTGATGACCAGACCAAGCGCGGCCGATCCGACGCACAGCTTGCCGAGAGTTTGAAGAAACGGTTTGAAAACAAGAACCCTGCCATCATGGTCGGAACAGCAGGAACCGGACCCGGTACTCGTCATGTCTCGCCGGAGGCGCGTTCAGCATTCACAGTGCGACATTTCGCTGGTGAAATCGATTACTCCGTGAAGGGCCTGGTCGAGGAAAATGGCGAAGCCATTTCTGGTGATTTGATGAATCTCGTGAAATCCACAAGGAGTGATTTCGTGCGGGATCTTTTTGGACAGGAAACCCTGCAAACGGTCACTCATCCGAGAGAGAAAACGGCCATTATGCAGGCACAGGTCAGCGCGAAGCCTTTACGAATGCCCAGTGTTGCAAGACGAAAGGCTGGCCCGTCTGTTGCGCACCCATTCGATGCGAATGATGCAACTGATCATGAGAGCCCTGATGGCAGCTCAACTGGAAACACTCCTGGGAGACGGAAGACTGGTCTGATGACAAACAGCCCACAGGGCGCAGCCGGACAATTTTTGTCTTCGCTTGAGATCGTTAGGAAGAGCTTGAGCACATCCAATCTCAACCCCTATTTTGTGTTTTGTTTGAAACCCAACGACCGACGCATTGCGAACCAGTTTGATAGTAAATGTGTCCGAGCACAGGTCCAGACCTTTGGCATTGCAGAGATCAGCCAACGCCTTCGCAATGCGGATTTCAGCGTGTTCCTTCCCTTTGCCGAGTTCCTTGGGTTGGCGGAGATTGGCAATGTCGTCGTTGGGAGTGATAGGGAAAAGTGTGAAATTGTATTGGACGAGAAGCGGTGGCCAGGCAATGAAGCAAGAGTCGGTAGCACTGGTGTCTTTTTGAGTGAACGATGCTGGGCCGACCTCGCAAAAGTAGGCGAGCGTGTGGTGCCTGTCTATCATGGCAGGGGCTCTGAGGACGTCGGCGAGGGTTTTCTGCACCCGCGAACTGCGGCGTATATGGATTCCAAGGTCCGGCTCCTTGATTCGCCCGATCGGTCTCCCTATGGCGATGACAACAAGCAAGGATACTTTGGCGCCCGTGACGTCGATGGACGCTCTGATGCCGGGGGCTCTGCCTTCAACTCCGGTGATATGTTCCGCAATCTCGAGACGAGAGAGCAGATGCTGGAGAAGGGCAACGAAAAGAAAATGGAAGAAGTGGACGATATTCCTGTTTCCAGCAGCCGCAAACGCTGGATGGCCTTGGTCTATCTGCTGACTTTCTACATTCCCGATATTGCTATCAAATGGTTTGGGCGGATGAAGCGCAAGGATATTCGACTAGCTTGGCGAGAGAAGTTCGCAATCAACTTGATTATTTGGTTTAGTTGTGGGGTTGCCATCTTCTTCATTGTTGCTTTTCCCGGGTTGGTCTGTCCCACGCAGCATGTCTACTCTGCGGGAGAGCTGAGTACGCATAATGGTAAGGATGGCCACAACTCTTTCATGTCCATCCGGGGTGTTGTTTTTGACTTGGGTGAGTTTATGCCATCCCATTACCCTGACATCGTGCCTCAGTCTTCTTTGAAGAAGTATGCCGGCGTGGACGCCACCAATCTCTTCCCCATTCAAGTCTCGGCTCTCTGTCAAGGCAAAGATGGCCATGTTGATCCCACGGTGCTCTTGGACTATAAATCAACAAATGTTTCTGGAACCGCGACGGCAACTAGTGATACGGACCCCAACTCCAAATATCACGATTTCCGCTATTACACCAACGACTACCGCCCTGACTGGTTCACCGAACAAATGATCATGCTCCGGGCGAATTACAAGAAAGGCTTCATCGGTTACACACCAGAGTATTTGACAAAACTGGCAGACAAATCACAATCAATTGCGAGCATCGACGGGAAGGTCTATGACATGACCACCTACCTTGCTGGAGGCCGAAGAACGCAAGCTccagaaggaaaggaggTTCCGCAGAATGTCGATACCGATTTCATGGACTCCCTGGTGGTGGACCTTTTCCGGCAAAAGTCTGGTCAAGACATCACGAAATACTGGCAGAACCTAGCCATTGATCAGGGAATGCGTGATCGTATGCAATTGTGCCTTGACAATCTGTTTTTCGTCGGCCATGTCGATACTCGAAACTCTCCTCGCTGCCAGTTTGCCCGTTACTTCATTCTCTCTATCTCGATCATCATCTGTGCAATTCTCGTGTTCAAGTTTGTGGCCGCGTTGCAATTTGGAAAAAAGAATGTTCCCGAGAATATCGACAAGTTTATCATCTGTCAGGTCCCGGTCTATACAGAAGACGAGGAGTCCCTTCGCCGTGCTATTGACTCCATGGCACGCATGCGGTATGATGACAAGCGCAAGCTCCTGCTGGTCATTTGTGATGGTATGATTATCGGACAGGGAAACGACCGCCCCACGCCTCGGATTGCTTTGGACATCTTGGGTGTTCCAGAGACCGTCGATCCGGAGCCTCTCAGCTTTGACAGTCTGGGAGAAGGCATGAAGCAGCATAACATGGGCAAGATCTATTCCGGTCTATATGAGGTGCAGGGTCATATCGTTCCTTTCCTGGTCGTGGTCAAGGTTGGAAAGCCGTCGGAGGTTTCGAGACCCGGTAACAGAGGCAAACGTGATTCCCAGATGGTTCTCATGCGGTTTTTGAACCGTATCCACTACAACCTCCCCATGAGCCCTATGGAACTTGAAATGTATCACCAAATACGCAACATCATCGGTGTCAACCCTACGTTCTACGAGTACATCTTACAAGTTGATGCAGATACAGTGGTTGCCCAGGATGCCGGAACACGAATGGTTGCTTCTTTCTTGTCGGACACTCGCCTGCTTGCTGTTTGTGGAGAGACGGGTTTGACGAATGCAAAGACATCAGCGGTGACCATGATCCAGGTCTACGAATATTTCATCTCCCATAATATGATCAAAGCCTTCGAAAGTCTTTTCGGCTCAGTAACCTGCTTACCGGGATGTTTCAGTATGTTCCGTATTCGGTCTGCGGAATCTGGCAAGCCACTTTTTGTGAGCAAAGAAGTTGTGGACGCTTATTCGCAGATTCGCGTTGATACACTGCACATGAAAAATCTTCTGCACTTGGGTGAAGACCGTTATCTGACGACCCTGCTCCTGAAGGAACATCCCAAGTACAAGACCAAGTTCCTCTTCGCCGCCAAGGCTTGGACCATTGCGCCAGAGAGCTTTGCAGTCTTCTTATCCCAGCGTCGACGATGGATCAACTCCACGGTGCACAACCTGATCGAACTGATTCCGCTGCAACAGCTGTGTGGTTTCTGCTGCTTTAGTATGAGATTCATTGTCTTTGTCGACCTTCTCAGTACCATCATCCAACCAGTGACAGTCGCCTACATCATCTACCTCATCGTCTGGCTCGTGAGAGACACCTCCGTCATCCCATACACATCGTTCATCCTCCTCGGAGCCATCTACGGTCTTCAAGCCCTGATCTTCATCTTCCGCCGCAAATGGGAAATGATCGGTTGGATGATCATCtacatcatcgccatccCCGTCTTCTCCCTCGCCCTCCCCCTATACTCCTTCTGGCACATGGACGATTTCTCCTGGGGTAACACCCGCGTCATCACAGGAGAAAGCGGCCGGCAAGTCGTCATCTCCGACGAAGGCAAATTCGACCCTGACTCCATACCCAAGAAGAAATGGGAAGAATACCAAGCCGAACTCTGGGAAGCACAAACCTCCCGCGATGACCGCTCCGAAGTCTCTGGCATCTCGTACGGCACCAAATCGTACCACCCGACACAGTCAGAATACGGATTCGGAGGGTTCTCCGGCTCGAGGCCTATGTCGCAAGTTGACCTGTCGCACCAGTATGGCGCTCGGAGTATCTCGCGTCCGCCATCGGAGATGCTCAGTCGGCATATGAACATggagttggaggatttgTCGAATCTGCCAAGTGACGATGCACTGCTTGCGGAGATTCGCGAGATTCTGAGAACCGCGGATTTGATGTCTGTTACGAAGAAGAGTGTTAAGCTGGAGCTTGAGAGGCGGTTCGGGGTTAATTTGGACAGCAAGAGGTCCTATATCAATTCTG CTACCGAAGCCATTCTGTCTGGTGCCCTTTGA